A DNA window from Rhizobium jaguaris contains the following coding sequences:
- a CDS encoding NADPH-dependent FMN reductase, protein MQRPLSLYALCGSQRQVSTSRRLLEALQRVSSDGVSIEICDLIGSLPIFNPDHEGDRTPPVVETFAAKIRDADGLIVSCPEYAHGIPGGFKNALDWLVSRDEVPFKPLMFAHASYRGDLVLEQLTEVLKTMSLRIVSEAFLRVPLAGKSDEAQASVLAELQQSGALRAGLDRFAQAIRASV, encoded by the coding sequence ATCCAGCGTCCTCTCTCCCTCTACGCGCTCTGCGGTAGTCAAAGACAGGTCTCCACCAGCCGCCGGCTGCTGGAGGCTCTGCAGCGGGTCTCCTCTGACGGAGTCTCCATCGAAATCTGCGATTTGATCGGCAGTCTGCCGATCTTCAACCCGGATCATGAGGGCGACAGGACGCCTCCTGTCGTCGAAACATTCGCCGCAAAGATTCGCGATGCGGACGGGCTGATCGTCTCCTGTCCGGAATATGCCCATGGCATTCCCGGCGGCTTCAAGAATGCATTGGATTGGCTGGTGTCGCGCGACGAGGTGCCGTTCAAGCCGCTGATGTTTGCACACGCGTCGTATCGCGGCGATCTTGTGCTGGAGCAACTGACCGAAGTCCTGAAGACCATGTCGCTCCGTATCGTGTCGGAGGCTTTTCTGCGGGTGCCGCTCGCCGGCAAGAGCGACGAGGCGCAGGCGTCGGTCCTAGCCGAGCTGCAACAGAGCGGCGCGCTGAGAGCCGGTCTCGATCGTTTTGCGCAGGCAATCCGCGCATCTGTATGA
- a CDS encoding ISAs1 family transposase gives MRGLQDLFCELPDGRAANARHSLADVLLIAFAAMLCGAESCVDFAAFGRDKQDVLSEFLQLDHGVPSHDTFSRTFRLLEPAAFEVVFRRFMTAFAAALAHAQGDQDERLPVLAIDGKSLRGAVEAAGSTTPLHLVTVWSAEQRLVLGQRLAAGRSEVTAAREIIALLDLAGSIVTADALHGSRRTAQAIRARSGDYALMIKGNRGPLHRAAAALFANVEPAAAASPHTSAAHGRVEERRAWVRAVPDWAETYRFDGLVAMARIDARRLVNGQEERQTRYVALSCLLHPDEVLRVVRAHWSIENSQHWILDVAFGEDRIHTRNDHTAQNLAILRRLALNLLRSDPTKDSIRLKVKKAGWNNSFLKSLLAQMR, from the coding sequence ATGCGAGGCTTGCAGGATCTGTTTTGCGAATTGCCGGATGGTCGGGCAGCGAATGCCCGGCATTCTTTGGCTGATGTGTTGCTGATAGCCTTTGCTGCCATGTTGTGCGGGGCGGAAAGTTGCGTGGACTTTGCCGCCTTTGGCCGCGACAAGCAGGATGTGCTGAGCGAATTTCTGCAGTTGGATCATGGCGTTCCCAGTCACGACACATTTAGCCGGACGTTTCGTCTGCTGGAGCCTGCGGCATTCGAGGTGGTGTTTCGTCGCTTCATGACGGCCTTTGCCGCCGCGCTTGCCCATGCGCAAGGGGATCAGGACGAAAGACTGCCGGTGCTGGCGATTGACGGCAAATCGCTGCGCGGAGCGGTCGAGGCTGCTGGCAGCACGACGCCGCTGCATTTGGTGACGGTCTGGAGTGCCGAGCAACGGCTGGTTCTGGGCCAACGCCTGGCCGCCGGCCGCAGTGAAGTGACGGCGGCGCGTGAGATCATCGCCCTGTTAGATCTGGCCGGCAGCATCGTTACCGCCGACGCCTTGCATGGCAGTCGCCGGACGGCGCAAGCCATCCGGGCACGCAGTGGCGATTATGCCCTGATGATCAAAGGCAATCGCGGTCCGCTTCATCGGGCCGCGGCAGCCTTGTTCGCCAATGTCGAGCCGGCTGCCGCCGCAAGCCCGCACACATCCGCCGCGCACGGCCGGGTGGAAGAGCGTCGCGCCTGGGTCCGGGCGGTCCCGGATTGGGCCGAGACCTATCGCTTCGACGGCTTGGTCGCCATGGCCAGGATTGATGCGCGCCGCCTCGTCAACGGGCAGGAAGAACGCCAGACGCGATATGTCGCCCTATCGTGCCTGCTTCATCCCGACGAGGTCCTCAGGGTGGTGCGGGCTCATTGGTCCATCGAAAACAGCCAGCATTGGATTCTCGACGTCGCCTTCGGCGAAGATCGTATCCACACACGAAACGATCACACTGCGCAGAACCTCGCCATCCTCCGCCGTCTCGCCCTCAACCTGCTGCGATCCGATCCAACGAAGGACTCCATCCGCCTCAAAGTCAAAAAGGCGGGATGGAACAACTCCTTCCTCAAATCTCTCCTCGCTCAAATGCGATAG
- a CDS encoding GH1 family beta-glucosidase, producing MIDPKSFAARFPGDFTFGVATAAFQIEGATKADGRKPSIWDAFANMPGRVYHRHNGDVACDHYNRLEQDLDLIKEMGVEAYRFSIAWPRIIPDGTGPVNEAGLDFYDRLIDGCKARGIKTFATLYHWDLPLTLAGDGGWTARSTAYAYQRYVKTVVGRLGDRLDSVATFNEPWCIVWLSHLYGIHAPGERNMQAALYAMHYMNLAHGLGVEAIRAEAPKVPVGIVLNAASILPGSDSAEDQAAVERAHQFHNGAFFGPIFKGQYPKEFVEALGDRMPVVEDGDLKIINQKLDWWGLNYYMPMRVFDDASKSGDFPWTKDAPPVSAARTDIGWEIYAPGLKHVVEDLYKRYQLPECYITENGACYNMEVVNGEVDDQRRLDYYIDHLGIVADLIKDGYPMRGYFAWSLMDNFEWAEGYRMRFGLVHVDYETQVRTIKKSGKWYRELAGQFPKGNHKAA from the coding sequence ATGATTGATCCAAAAAGCTTCGCCGCCCGTTTCCCGGGCGATTTCACGTTCGGCGTCGCCACTGCCGCTTTCCAGATCGAAGGCGCCACCAAGGCGGACGGCCGCAAGCCGTCGATCTGGGATGCCTTCGCCAACATGCCGGGCCGCGTCTATCATCGCCACAACGGTGATGTCGCCTGTGATCACTACAACCGCCTGGAACAGGATCTCGATCTCATCAAGGAGATGGGCGTCGAGGCTTATCGCTTCTCGATCGCTTGGCCGCGCATCATTCCCGACGGTACGGGTCCGGTGAACGAAGCCGGTCTCGATTTTTATGATCGTCTCATCGACGGCTGCAAGGCGCGCGGCATCAAGACCTTCGCCACGCTTTATCACTGGGACCTGCCGCTGACGCTTGCCGGGGACGGCGGCTGGACGGCGCGTTCGACGGCCTATGCCTATCAGCGTTATGTGAAGACTGTCGTGGGCCGCCTCGGCGACCGCCTGGATTCGGTCGCCACCTTCAATGAGCCCTGGTGCATTGTCTGGCTTAGCCACCTCTATGGCATCCACGCGCCGGGCGAACGCAACATGCAGGCTGCGCTTTATGCCATGCACTATATGAATCTCGCGCATGGCCTCGGCGTCGAGGCAATCCGCGCGGAAGCGCCGAAGGTGCCGGTCGGTATCGTGCTCAATGCCGCATCGATCCTGCCGGGTTCCGATAGCGCCGAAGATCAGGCTGCGGTCGAGCGCGCGCATCAGTTCCACAACGGCGCCTTCTTCGGTCCGATCTTCAAGGGTCAGTATCCGAAGGAGTTCGTCGAGGCTCTCGGCGATCGTATGCCTGTCGTCGAGGATGGCGATCTGAAGATCATCAACCAGAAGCTCGACTGGTGGGGCCTGAATTACTACATGCCGATGCGCGTCTTCGATGACGCGTCCAAGAGCGGCGATTTCCCTTGGACGAAGGACGCGCCGCCGGTCAGCGCCGCCAGGACCGATATCGGCTGGGAAATCTACGCACCGGGCCTGAAGCATGTCGTGGAAGACCTCTACAAGCGCTACCAACTGCCGGAATGCTACATCACCGAAAACGGCGCCTGCTACAACATGGAAGTCGTCAACGGCGAAGTCGATGACCAGCGGCGCCTCGATTACTACATCGACCATCTCGGCATTGTCGCCGACCTCATCAAGGACGGTTATCCCATGCGCGGTTATTTCGCATGGAGCCTGATGGATAATTTCGAATGGGCGGAAGGTTACCGCATGCGCTTCGGTCTCGTCCATGTCGATTACGAGACGCAGGTGCGCACGATCAAGAAGAGCGGCAAGTGGTATCGCGAACTCGCCGGTCAGTTCCCGAAGGGGAACCATAAGGCGGCTTGA
- a CDS encoding Gfo/Idh/MocA family protein, translating to MAIEGSSEQTREPRIRLGMVGGGAGAFIGAVHRIAARIDDQFDLVAGALSASPDKAIASGRDLGLDPARTYASYRDMAIREAKLKNGIEAVSIVTPNHVHYDAAKEFLKRGIHVICDKPLTSNLADAKKLKKVADESGALFILTHNYTGYPMVRQAREMIANGELGDIRIVQAEYPQDWLTENIEQSGQKQAAWRTDPSQSGAGGSTGDIGTHAYNLASFVTGLELDSLAADLDSFVEGRRLDDNGHLLLRFKAKGKEKPAKGMLWCSQVAPGHENGLKLRVYGTKGGIEWTQADPNYLWYTPFGESKRLITRNGAGSGAAAARVSRIPSGHPEGYLEAFATIYTEAARAINARKKGVAIDPAVVYPTVDDGVKGVAFVEACVASSKRNGAWVKL from the coding sequence ATGGCAATCGAAGGATCATCGGAGCAGACGCGTGAGCCGCGCATTCGGCTTGGCATGGTGGGCGGAGGCGCGGGCGCCTTTATCGGTGCGGTGCATCGCATCGCCGCGCGCATTGACGACCAGTTCGATCTCGTCGCCGGCGCGCTGTCGGCCTCGCCGGACAAGGCTATCGCTTCGGGCCGTGATCTCGGTCTCGATCCAGCCCGCACCTATGCCAGCTATCGCGACATGGCGATCCGCGAAGCCAAGCTGAAGAACGGTATCGAAGCGGTTTCGATCGTCACGCCGAACCATGTTCACTACGACGCCGCCAAGGAATTCCTGAAGCGCGGCATCCATGTCATCTGCGACAAGCCGCTGACCTCCAACCTTGCCGATGCCAAGAAGCTGAAGAAGGTGGCCGACGAAAGCGGCGCACTCTTCATCCTCACGCACAACTACACCGGCTATCCGATGGTCCGCCAGGCGCGTGAGATGATCGCCAATGGCGAGCTCGGCGATATCCGTATCGTGCAGGCGGAATATCCGCAGGACTGGCTGACGGAGAATATCGAGCAGTCGGGCCAGAAGCAGGCAGCTTGGCGCACCGATCCATCGCAGTCCGGCGCCGGCGGCTCCACCGGCGATATCGGCACGCACGCCTATAATCTCGCCTCCTTCGTCACGGGCCTCGAACTCGACAGCCTTGCCGCCGATCTCGACAGCTTCGTCGAAGGCCGCCGCCTTGACGACAATGGTCATCTGCTGCTGCGCTTCAAGGCAAAGGGTAAGGAAAAGCCGGCCAAGGGCATGCTGTGGTGCAGCCAGGTGGCGCCGGGTCATGAGAACGGCCTCAAGCTGCGCGTCTACGGCACCAAGGGCGGCATCGAATGGACGCAAGCCGACCCCAACTATCTCTGGTACACGCCGTTCGGTGAATCGAAGCGCCTCATCACCCGCAACGGCGCCGGATCGGGCGCTGCGGCTGCACGCGTCTCGCGCATCCCCTCCGGCCATCCGGAAGGCTATCTTGAAGCCTTCGCGACGATCTACACCGAAGCTGCGCGCGCCATCAACGCCCGCAAGAAGGGTGTGGCGATCGATCCGGCCGTCGTCTACCCGACCGTCGATGACGGCGTGAAGGGTGTCGCTTTCGTCGAGGCCTGCGTTGCCTCTTCGAAGCGCAATGGTGCCTGGGTCAAGCTCTAA
- a CDS encoding sugar phosphate isomerase/epimerase family protein — MKTIKGPGLFLGQFASDEAPFNSWDSITKWAADAGYVGVQVPTWAGQLIDLKKAASSKDYCDEFAGVARANGVEVTELSTHLQGQLVAVHPAYDEAFDGFAAPEVRGNPKARQEWAVEQVKMALSASKHLGIKAHATFSGALAWPFLYPWPQRPAGLVETAFDELARRWTPILDHADSCGVDVAYEIHPGEDLHDGITFEMFLERVGNHPRANMLYDPSHYVLQCLDYLDHLDIYKDRIKMFHVKDAEFNPTGRQGVYGGYQSWVNRAGRFRSPGDGQVDFGSIFSKLTANDFDGWAVVEWECCLKHPEDGAREGAEFVKSHIIRVTEKAFDDFAGSGTDQAANRRMLGL; from the coding sequence ATGAAGACGATCAAGGGCCCAGGCCTGTTTCTCGGGCAATTCGCAAGTGACGAAGCTCCGTTCAACTCGTGGGATTCGATCACCAAATGGGCAGCTGATGCCGGCTATGTCGGCGTGCAGGTACCGACCTGGGCAGGCCAGCTCATCGACCTGAAGAAGGCCGCGAGCTCCAAGGACTATTGCGACGAATTCGCCGGCGTCGCCCGCGCCAACGGCGTCGAGGTCACTGAGCTTTCGACCCATTTGCAGGGCCAGCTCGTTGCGGTGCATCCGGCTTATGATGAGGCTTTCGACGGCTTTGCGGCGCCGGAAGTGCGCGGCAATCCGAAGGCGCGGCAGGAGTGGGCCGTCGAGCAGGTGAAGATGGCGCTGTCGGCTTCCAAGCATCTCGGCATCAAGGCGCATGCAACCTTCTCCGGCGCTCTTGCCTGGCCGTTCCTCTATCCCTGGCCGCAGCGCCCGGCCGGCCTGGTCGAAACCGCCTTCGACGAGCTTGCCCGCCGCTGGACGCCGATCCTCGATCATGCCGATTCCTGCGGCGTCGATGTCGCCTATGAAATCCATCCCGGCGAAGATCTGCATGACGGCATCACGTTCGAAATGTTCCTGGAGCGGGTCGGCAACCATCCGCGCGCCAACATGCTCTATGACCCGTCGCACTATGTCCTGCAGTGCCTCGACTATCTCGACCACCTTGATATCTACAAGGACCGCATCAAGATGTTCCACGTCAAGGATGCGGAGTTCAATCCGACCGGGCGTCAGGGCGTCTATGGCGGCTATCAGAGCTGGGTCAACCGCGCTGGCCGCTTCCGTTCGCCCGGCGACGGCCAGGTCGATTTCGGCTCGATCTTCTCGAAGCTGACCGCCAATGATTTCGACGGCTGGGCCGTGGTCGAGTGGGAATGCTGCCTCAAGCATCCGGAAGACGGCGCACGCGAAGGTGCCGAATTCGTCAAGTCGCACATCATCCGCGTTACCGAAAAGGCGTTCGACGACTTTGCCGGCAGCGGCACGGATCAGGCGGCCAACCGGCGCATGCTGGGGCTTTAG
- a CDS encoding substrate-binding domain-containing protein yields MRKRLIGLAVVLAALAGTVHAEDKKVTIGVSIPAADHGWTSGVVFHAERVAKQLMAEHPGLNIIVKTSPDAASQANAVQDLETQGIDALVILPSDPDPLVNAIKEVKDKGKFVALVDRAPSNNDNSVRDLYVAGNNPALGQTAGEYIKANTPNAQVVVIRGLPIPIDQQRQDGFDKGIAGSNVKVLDRQYGNWNRDDAFKVMQDYLTKFPKIDVVWCQDDDMAVGVLQAIDQAKRTDIKYVIAGAGSKDMVKKVMDGDKLIPVDVLYPPAMVGTAMELTASNFYGQVPVRGNYILDATLVTKDNAKDFYFPDSPF; encoded by the coding sequence ATGCGTAAAAGACTAATTGGTCTGGCTGTCGTGCTGGCGGCACTGGCCGGCACGGTTCACGCCGAGGACAAGAAGGTCACCATCGGCGTTTCCATTCCGGCAGCGGACCATGGCTGGACCTCGGGCGTTGTCTTCCACGCCGAACGCGTCGCCAAACAATTGATGGCGGAACATCCGGGGCTTAACATCATCGTCAAGACCTCGCCCGACGCCGCAAGCCAGGCAAATGCGGTGCAGGACCTCGAGACCCAGGGCATCGACGCTCTCGTGATTCTGCCGTCGGATCCCGATCCGCTGGTCAACGCCATCAAGGAAGTCAAGGACAAGGGTAAGTTCGTCGCGCTCGTCGACCGTGCGCCGAGCAACAACGATAATTCCGTCCGCGACCTCTATGTTGCGGGCAACAATCCTGCGCTTGGCCAGACGGCGGGCGAATATATCAAGGCCAATACGCCGAATGCTCAGGTCGTCGTCATCCGCGGCCTGCCGATCCCGATCGACCAGCAGCGTCAGGACGGTTTCGACAAGGGCATTGCCGGCTCCAACGTCAAGGTTCTCGACCGTCAGTATGGCAACTGGAACCGCGACGACGCCTTCAAGGTCATGCAGGACTATCTGACAAAATTCCCCAAGATCGATGTTGTCTGGTGTCAGGATGACGACATGGCCGTCGGCGTGCTGCAGGCGATCGATCAAGCCAAGCGTACCGACATCAAGTATGTCATCGCCGGCGCCGGTTCCAAAGATATGGTCAAGAAGGTCATGGACGGCGACAAGCTGATTCCGGTCGACGTTCTCTATCCGCCGGCAATGGTCGGGACGGCCATGGAACTGACCGCTTCCAACTTCTATGGCCAGGTTCCGGTTCGCGGCAACTATATCCTGGATGCGACCTTGGTCACCAAGGACAATGCCAAGGATTTCTACTTCCCCGATTCGCCGTTCTGA
- a CDS encoding ABC transporter permease, whose translation MSVGEESSGKTSRRGRSWRDVDLRAVAPFAALVLLLIVGALVNPNFIGITNLTNVATRCAYIAIIAVGATFVISAGDLDLSVGAMVAFVASLMILLMNSGVIADPALMLAAAMFFSIVAGLLCGLANGLITTMGKIEPFIATLGTMGVYRGLTTWLSQGGAITLRPANLQALYKPAYYGSVLGVPVPIVVIIVVTCIAAFILYRTRYGRHVIAVGSSRDVARYSGVAVNRVRTVAFVIQGLCVAIAVLLYVPRLGSTSATTGSLWELQAITAVVVGGTALKGGAGRVWGTVCGAFILELVGNIMLLSNFISEYLLSAIQGAIIIIAMLVQRSLARKQP comes from the coding sequence ATGAGCGTGGGCGAAGAAAGCAGCGGCAAGACCAGTCGGCGAGGGCGTTCCTGGCGTGACGTCGATCTGAGGGCCGTGGCACCGTTTGCAGCGCTGGTGCTGCTTCTGATCGTAGGCGCACTGGTCAACCCGAACTTCATCGGCATTACCAATCTCACCAATGTCGCGACGAGATGCGCCTATATTGCGATCATCGCGGTTGGTGCCACATTTGTCATCTCGGCGGGCGATCTCGATCTGTCTGTTGGCGCGATGGTCGCCTTCGTCGCGAGCTTGATGATCCTCTTGATGAACTCAGGCGTCATCGCCGATCCGGCCCTGATGTTGGCGGCCGCGATGTTTTTCTCGATCGTCGCCGGTCTCCTGTGCGGCTTGGCCAATGGTCTGATCACGACCATGGGCAAGATCGAGCCGTTCATCGCGACCCTGGGCACGATGGGCGTCTACCGCGGCTTGACGACTTGGCTGTCGCAGGGCGGCGCCATCACCTTGCGCCCGGCCAACCTGCAGGCGCTCTACAAGCCCGCCTATTACGGCTCCGTGCTCGGCGTGCCGGTGCCGATCGTCGTCATCATTGTCGTTACCTGTATCGCGGCCTTCATTCTTTATCGCACCCGTTACGGTCGGCATGTCATCGCCGTCGGCTCTAGCCGCGACGTAGCGCGCTATTCGGGCGTGGCGGTCAATCGCGTGCGTACCGTTGCCTTCGTCATCCAGGGCCTGTGTGTGGCGATCGCCGTTCTTCTCTATGTGCCGAGGCTTGGTTCGACATCGGCGACGACAGGTAGCTTGTGGGAGTTGCAGGCGATCACTGCCGTCGTCGTTGGCGGCACGGCGCTTAAAGGCGGCGCGGGCAGGGTATGGGGTACCGTCTGCGGCGCCTTCATCCTCGAACTGGTCGGCAACATCATGCTGCTTTCCAATTTCATCAGCGAGTATCTGCTGAGTGCTATCCAGGGTGCGATCATCATCATCGCCATGCTGGTTCAGCGCTCGCTGGCTCGCAAACAGCCATAA
- a CDS encoding sugar ABC transporter ATP-binding protein: protein MSSEAVDGAVVLSARRICKSFSGVQVLFSVNFDLRAGEIHALMGENGAGKSTLVKVLSGFEQPSSGEILLDGQPVKLPPNGAAEALGIVIIHQEFNLAEHLTVTESLFLGREVTRFGVLDRKYMRAETRRVLDLLGSHVDVNALIGTLSIADKQMVEIAKAISRDARIVFMDEPTAVLSREETNFLFKQVRKLRDQGTSFVFVSHKLDEVMELTDRVTVLRDGQWVKTSQTSLLDGESIAQLMVGRELSSLYPAKNEPDVDEKIVLSVNSLSTGYVHDASFELRKGEILGFSGMIGSGRTELMEAIVGLRSRVAGEVVANDQTVPPHDVHAAIDAGLAYMTKDRKSKGLLLNSGMAVNLTLQSLDRHGKYGYLSASSEADALARARRRFDIRVRDGNIVVGRMSGGNQQKLLLAKVMETDPRIIIIDEPTRGIDVGTKQQIYHFISALARDGHSIVVVSSEMPEVIGLCTRIAVMREGRIVGMLEGDEISEQEIMRYAAGLKKKTAA from the coding sequence ATGAGTTCGGAGGCCGTCGACGGTGCGGTAGTGCTGTCCGCGAGGCGAATTTGCAAGTCCTTCAGCGGCGTGCAGGTACTGTTCAGCGTCAATTTCGATCTTCGGGCCGGCGAAATCCACGCGCTGATGGGCGAGAACGGTGCTGGCAAGTCGACACTTGTCAAGGTTCTCTCCGGTTTCGAGCAGCCAAGCTCCGGCGAGATCCTGCTCGACGGCCAGCCGGTGAAGTTGCCGCCCAATGGCGCCGCCGAAGCGCTTGGCATCGTCATCATCCACCAGGAATTCAATCTTGCCGAACATCTGACCGTTACCGAGAGCCTGTTTCTCGGTCGTGAAGTCACGCGTTTCGGCGTGCTCGACCGCAAATATATGCGCGCCGAAACGCGCCGCGTCCTCGATCTCCTCGGTTCGCATGTCGACGTGAATGCCTTGATCGGCACGCTTTCCATCGCGGACAAGCAGATGGTGGAGATCGCCAAGGCGATCAGCCGGGATGCCAGGATCGTCTTCATGGACGAGCCGACTGCGGTTCTGTCGCGGGAGGAAACCAACTTCCTGTTCAAACAGGTGCGCAAGCTTCGTGACCAGGGAACGAGTTTCGTGTTCGTGTCGCACAAGCTCGATGAGGTCATGGAACTGACGGACCGGGTCACGGTCCTGCGCGACGGCCAATGGGTGAAGACGTCGCAAACCTCGCTGCTCGACGGCGAATCGATTGCCCAGTTGATGGTCGGACGTGAGCTTTCCAGCCTCTATCCCGCCAAGAATGAGCCCGATGTCGACGAGAAGATCGTGCTCAGCGTCAATTCCCTTTCGACCGGCTACGTGCACGATGCGAGCTTCGAGCTGCGCAAGGGCGAGATTTTGGGCTTTTCAGGCATGATCGGTTCGGGCCGGACGGAGCTGATGGAAGCGATCGTCGGCCTGCGCTCACGCGTCGCCGGTGAAGTCGTCGCCAACGACCAAACGGTGCCGCCGCATGACGTGCATGCGGCCATCGATGCCGGGCTTGCCTATATGACCAAGGACCGGAAGTCCAAAGGCTTGCTTCTGAATTCGGGCATGGCCGTCAATCTGACCCTCCAGTCCCTGGATCGGCATGGCAAGTACGGTTATTTGAGCGCCTCCAGCGAGGCCGATGCACTGGCGCGGGCGCGCCGGCGTTTCGACATCAGGGTCCGCGATGGAAATATCGTCGTTGGCCGCATGTCCGGTGGCAATCAGCAGAAATTGCTCCTGGCAAAGGTCATGGAAACCGACCCGCGGATCATCATCATCGACGAGCCGACGCGCGGTATCGATGTCGGCACGAAGCAGCAGATCTATCATTTCATTTCGGCGCTGGCGCGTGATGGCCATTCGATCGTCGTGGTCTCTTCGGAAATGCCCGAGGTCATCGGGCTGTGCACGCGGATCGCGGTGATGCGCGAGGGCCGGATCGTTGGCATGCTTGAAGGCGACGAGATCTCCGAGCAGGAAATCATGCGTTATGCGGCAGGCCTGAAGAAAAAGACCGCTGCCTGA
- a CDS encoding LacI family DNA-binding transcriptional regulator, which translates to MSNSTPATIEDVARIANVSIATVSRAIHMPEKVANSTRLKVNQAIAITGYTTNAMARSLRLGRSNMILVVAPDIGDPNFSNILIGLENEARSHGYGVLIGHTQNDAQRGLEYLKFLNSNQAAGLILFTGILPFGHQTMTARLPPSVGVFEPVFNGGIPYVGVDDIAGARKAVDLLIAEGHRKIAFIGDSRTRLAYSRRRMGYDAGLDAADIGTDLRIVFEGDGTIESGRLAVEQLFMRDTLPTAFMCVNDQTAIGVMIGLKARGYDIPRDFSVTGFDDVPQAVFMSPALTTIRQPRTAIGKHAMSLLIELLSDGQPAETEILLRPDLVVRNSVSAPSRARR; encoded by the coding sequence GTGTCTAATTCCACGCCCGCAACTATCGAAGACGTCGCCCGAATTGCCAACGTTTCGATCGCAACGGTCTCGCGGGCAATCCATATGCCCGAGAAGGTCGCGAACTCGACGCGCCTGAAGGTCAACCAGGCGATTGCGATCACCGGTTATACCACCAACGCCATGGCGCGCAGCCTGCGGCTTGGCCGCTCGAACATGATTCTCGTCGTCGCACCCGATATCGGCGATCCCAATTTCTCCAATATTCTCATCGGGCTGGAAAATGAGGCGCGCTCGCATGGCTATGGCGTCCTGATCGGCCACACGCAGAACGATGCTCAGCGCGGGCTGGAATATCTGAAGTTCCTGAATTCCAACCAGGCGGCCGGTTTGATCCTGTTCACCGGTATCCTGCCCTTCGGACACCAGACGATGACGGCGCGGCTTCCGCCGAGCGTCGGCGTCTTCGAGCCGGTCTTCAACGGCGGCATTCCTTATGTCGGCGTTGACGATATCGCCGGAGCGCGCAAGGCGGTCGACCTTCTGATCGCCGAGGGTCATCGGAAGATTGCGTTCATCGGCGATTCGCGCACCCGCCTCGCCTACAGCCGGCGGCGCATGGGCTATGACGCGGGGCTCGATGCCGCCGATATCGGCACCGACCTGCGCATCGTGTTCGAGGGAGACGGCACGATCGAGAGCGGAAGGCTGGCCGTCGAGCAGCTCTTCATGCGCGACACGCTGCCGACAGCCTTCATGTGTGTCAACGATCAGACGGCCATCGGTGTGATGATCGGGCTGAAGGCGCGCGGCTACGACATTCCGAGGGATTTTTCGGTGACCGGCTTCGACGATGTGCCGCAAGCCGTCTTCATGTCGCCCGCGCTGACGACGATCCGGCAGCCGCGAACCGCCATCGGCAAGCATGCGATGTCGCTCCTGATTGAACTCCTGTCGGACGGCCAGCCGGCCGAGACGGAAATCCTGCTGCGACCCGACCTCGTGGTGCGCAACTCGGTCTCGGCACCGTCGCGCGCCCGGCGATAG
- a CDS encoding VOC family protein produces MLLGRLILYARDVEATIAFYEKHFGFKPLRQDGDRIVELLAPDGGANLMIHPAAKTQKMGQSLVKLVFDVEHVEAFRAKCANVGLEFGPLHQADGYMFANAKDPCGNSISISSRAFRR; encoded by the coding sequence ATGCTGCTCGGCAGACTCATCCTTTATGCCCGCGACGTGGAAGCGACGATCGCCTTCTACGAGAAACATTTTGGCTTCAAGCCGCTTCGGCAGGACGGTGATCGAATTGTCGAGCTGCTCGCACCGGATGGCGGCGCCAATCTGATGATCCATCCGGCAGCAAAGACCCAAAAGATGGGTCAATCATTGGTAAAACTGGTCTTCGACGTCGAGCATGTCGAAGCTTTTCGCGCCAAATGCGCGAACGTGGGGCTTGAATTCGGACCGTTACATCAAGCCGACGGCTACATGTTCGCCAATGCCAAGGACCCCTGCGGAAATTCCATATCCATTTCGAGCCGCGCATTCAGGCGATAG